The following nucleotide sequence is from Solanum dulcamara chromosome 7, daSolDulc1.2, whole genome shotgun sequence.
AACCCTGCAAGTGCAACCAATGTTGGAGGTCCAAATACTGTTCAGAATGCACCAAGAGATGCTGCTTCTGATGCAAGCGGACCATTTCCAGGATCAGGCCTTGGAGCTTCAATGTTTCCTGGTCTTGgaagtggtggtggtggtggtttgTTTGGAGCTGGGCTTCCAGATTTTGAGCAGGTCCAGCAGCAGTTGACTCAAAACCCTGACATGATGAGAGATATGATGAATATGCCTCTTGTTCAAAACTTAATGAATAATCCTGAAACCATCCGCAACTTGATCATGAATAATCCCCAAATGCGAGAGATCATGGATCGTAATCCGGAGCTTGCTCATGTACTCAATGATCCTGCTACTCTTCGACAGACAATGGAGGCTGCACGAAACCCTGAACTTATGCGTGAGATGATGCGCAATACAGACAGGGCTATGAGCAATATTGAATCTTCTCCTGAGGGATTTAACATGCTGAGGCGTATGTATGAAAATGTCCAGGAACCATTCCTAAATGCATCAACATTGTCCGGAGATACGAGAAATGATGTGGGGTCTAACCCATTTGCAGCTCTTTTGGGAGCACAAGGTGGTGGACAAGGCAGACAGCAGTCAAATAATCCTCCAACTACTGGTTCTGAGACAACTGATAATCTGCCTGCTCCAAATACTGATCCACTTCCTAATCCTTGGGCATCTGCAGGCAGTTAGTTCTTATCATCTTTTGTTCTTTAATCATTTTGACTAGCTAGAGTTAAactgtttaatttttttcttatttggtgATAACTGTATTCATAAAGTAGCACAAAGGTAGTGCTGGGATTTTTGTACTAGTGACCAGAAAAGCCAAAAGCCTAGCGCTCTTCTAAACATTAAGAGGGACTGCATAAATTCTTGTAAAGCTTCTGCCTCATTTGCATATTCCTTTTTACACCAAAAGTGAGGTAACATGATACAATCTAAACTTAATCATGTGCACTGATTTGTGTTTCTCCTAAAATCATCtcgaaaagtttttttttagttttcttttattttattttttagttaactGTTTACTTAGAGagtgtttggattggctttttaAAAGTAGCTTATAAGCTAAAAGCCATTAGTTGGGAATACCCAACTTTTGgcttaatatttttatacttcTTTGGCCTAAAAATTagtgcttataagcacttttttgttttttccaaacaccacaAAAAGTAGAAAAGGAGCTTAAAATCCAAAATCACTTgcaataagccaatccaaacacccTCTTAATCTCTTGTTTTGGCTTGTGTTGAACTTGCGATTCTCCTGCAATTGTTAGCTACCTTATCTTTTTCTCTTGTATTTCTTGAGATATTTTTGTGCACCATTGCTCCTAAGGTTGCGCATGAAGTCTTACTTGTGCAGTTTGTGTTTACAACTTGAATTTAATTGTCATCAAGCACTATGAATTTCTTATCTAGATTTGTCTGCTGCTTCTGTTTTCTGTAAAACAATAAAAGATGGTTTTTTTCCCTTTCAATTTTCGTCCACTAAAATGTTTCAAAGTTTCTTGTAAGCCTCTTAATGTTGATTTGAAGTATTTTAATCCTTCATGTTGTAGACGTAATTATGGTGTACTCTTAGGATCCTTGGCTAATCATAATGTTATGCCTTATTTATGAACTATATTTCTCACGAAGCCATGTTGTTGGATAAGTATGAATTATATGCTTATGTTCTTACTTATACATTGACTTTTTCAGCTGGAGCTGCCCAAGCCAATACCGCTGCTAGGTCAAATACTGCTGGGGATACCAGGGCTGCACCACTTGGCCTAGGTGGGCTTGCTTCCCCAGGTTTGGAGCAAATGCTAGGTGGCATGCCTGATACCACTTCTCTAAATCAAATGATGCAGAATCCTGCCATCTCACAGATGATGCAAtctctcctttcaaatcctCAGTACATGAACCAGGTACTTATTTATTTGTCTGACTGAAAATTTGCATGCATTCGTTTAGCTTATTGCTGTATTTCTGTTTCCTTTGTCTCCTCTTTGTCTGCTAACAGAAAGTTTCTCATCAAGCTTCTCATTTAACCTTGGTGATTAGGTTTTAGGAATGAACCCACAGCTTAGAAGCATGCTCGATTCCAATCCACAGCTTAGAGAAATGATGCAAAATCCTGAATTTATTCGTCAGTTGACATCGCCTGAGACAGTGCAGGTAAAGAATTCTTGCCACActtaggtggtcttgcttgctTAAAGTATGCATCTGGTGCATGAGATGTAGCAACTAAATGGCATGGGTAATCTCATTCATTTTTGCTTGGTAATAGTAAAACTTTTGTGACTTTCATCATTAATAACACTCGAGAGCAGTGCATCCACGTGCAAGATAAACTGAAAAGGAAGTGTGAAATGACCCAAAGAGACCGTAAACCAAATACAAGTGAAATGCAGATGGCTAATGGTTTAAAgaaaagaacacaaaatgattGGTTGTACTAAGAAACAACAGATTCTCGTCTACTCTTTTTCATTGCTTTCTTTCACAATGATGTTATACCtgtgagaaatattggagaagaatattattgaattgtgaatatacattattacattgagaccctatttatagacactacattaGACTCCTTTTCCAACTAGAACACTATATTACaatccttttccaagtaggattcTACATACTATTCccattcctattctaacacccCCCTCAAGCTGGTGCATACAAGTCATTGTAGAATTCTCACTTAAGGAATGAGAGAAATCAAGAATTGTATTGATGATGAATAATCGAGTACATGCTCCTTTATATAGGAGAGAGTTTGTAGAGTCCTAGGCTAGCTAAACTTAGAGTTACACTACAACACAAATACAATTATAGGTATAAAGATTAATTACAATTACTTTATCGATATAGCCTTGTCCTAGTCTGACTCTAACTCTCTAACAGTGAGTCCGACTTTAACTCTTTAACAGTGTTTGATAATCTGCAGAACTCCTAACAGTTGGACCATGTTGCTCAACCCGATTCTTAGCTTTATCTTGATCCTTATCTTCAACAATTCCCCTCAAGCTAGTGAGTGGTGGAACAATTACTCCTAGCTTGCTtctaaaactagccaaaacttgCTTTGTCAATGCTTTTGTATGAATGTCAGCTAGTTGATCCTTAGACCTCCCAAACTGTGTAAGAAGCTGACCTCTGGCCACCTTTTCTCGAACAAAGTGGTAGTCCACTTCTACATGTTTTGTTCTAACATGGATAACTGGATTTACCGTCATGTATAAAGCACTCAAATTATCACAATACAGTTTAGGCACGGTCTTGAGGTCCCTAATATCGTGGAACAAGTAGGTGATCCATGCCATCTTTGTTGCAGTGGAGGCTAGTGCTCGATACTTAGTTTTAGCACTTGATCTTGCTACCGTGGTCTGTTTCTTGGAAGTCCAGGAAACACAATTTGCACCTAGGTAGATGCTATAGCCTGTAGTGGATCTCCTAGTGGTAGTGCATCCTCCCTAATCAACATCTGAATATCCATATAACCTACAAGGTGATTGTGAGATGAATCTGAGTCCATGGTGTAGAGTAACTTTGATGTACCTGAGAATCCTTTTAACTCCTTGAAGGTGTTCATATAACCCACATTTCACAGTGTATTTTCAATAAAGGTTCCTTCTCAATTTTATTCCTCAAGCCAAATGGAAGTTTACAACTTTTGCCCAACTAGCAATTGGAATAgacaatatgaattttatttcagCTACTAACATTTATGCAGCTATTACTGCTCAAAACTTTTAAAGGCTTCAAATTAGGATGTCCTAATCTAGTATGTCATATGTTGTCTGATGTGTTCCAATCGTGTGTAGTAGTCAAAGCATGAAGGTTGTTATCTTTCGAAGGATATAGTCTACTTCTCTTAGATCCCTTGGCCAGTAGTGTCCTTGTCTTCTTGTCCTTTacaacaaagatattttcatcaAATTCAAGAGTGCAACAATTATCCTTTGCAATTTTACTAAGTGAGACTAGATTCTTAGCAATCTTAGGAACTACAAGAACCTCTTGTAATTTCATACTTGATTTATTTGTATTCCCAACATGTGTTATGTCTAACTGTGATCCATTCCCAACAATGATTTTGTCAGATCCATAATGTTGATACACAAAGTGATAAATTCTTAAATTCCAGTGTTGAACTTCCTAAACCAGGTTTGAGAAGACTGTTTCTAACTATAGAGTGACTTACACAATCGACATATAAGGCTTCTAGACTCCTCCTGAGCGACAAAACCAGGTGGTTActccatatagacttcttcTTCGAGATCACTGTGGAGAAAGACATTCTTAATGTCTAATTGATTAAAAGGTCAATGGAAAACGACAACCATAGATAGAAAAAAGCGGACATATGCTATTTTAGCCACGTGAGAAAATATCACTGTAATTCAACCAAAATATTTGAGTATACCCTTTTTTTGGAAAAAGTAAATCCGAAACAAAAAGAAATCACTGCAAGAAAACTTAGATCTGTCGGAAACAATGCAACCAAGTGTTCGAAATTTGGTATAAAATATATAGATCGTCTCAAAATCAAGAGATGAATAGATCTTAAACAAGAAAGTCACAGTAAAATCGGTCGAAACATACTCATGCGTCGGATTATTAGATTTGATGGTTGGTGGTCCAGAATGATGGCACGGCCCTACGCAAATCAGATTTGAGGAGTCACCGAAAAGACACTGTTCTATGCAActcaaatatgagaaaatagttCAAAAAAACTCATCAGTATTACGCAAATTAAATATGAGAAGTAGTTCAGAAAGATGCACGGTGCTACGCAAATaggatatgagaaagtagtcactgAAAAATGGCACGGTGCTATGCAAATtgaatatgagaaagtagtcactgGAAAAATGGCACGGTGCTACGCAAATcgaatatgagaaagtagtcactagaaagatggcacggtgctacacaaatcaAATATGAGAAAGTAATCACCAGAAAGATGGCACGGTGCTACATAAAttagatataaaaaaataatcgcCGAAAAGATACACGGTGACTCAATTTTTGCTAACATAATCATTGGTTTGACAGGCGACATATATGGGTAATAGCCGTCCGCCGCCAGCGAAAGCTCTTTGATTCTCTACCAAGATCGtagaggctctgatacaatTTGTTAGTTACGAAATAATCAAGTGTTACGCAGAAGCTAGTAAAACAAATCTTGAAagaccatgagtaagaagacaaacgagaaatatatcaaaagagacAAACATTTAACGCAATACAATCAACCgacctacatccacaagaggagatgagcaatccactataTAAAAGAGAGTACAcaatatcgagagaaataacctctGACAATTCACTTAGAATAgaaaaagaggttcacacaagtgttaCGTCTCACAAATTCTCTCCCTACACAAAATTCTCAAAGCCCTCAAGAttacattgtgaatgctacgAAGTTAGAAGGAATAAGCCTTTATTTATAAAGTCATAAACATTTTCCTACAAAgaaaaggactagccaaatatggagaCTTTGTGTTTTCCTAATTATTCTAGAAAAGTCAGGCCAAACACCCAACAATTCTCCCCGTTGGCCTGAATTTCTGACAAAATAAATTTACTCCATCTTCTTCACATAATCTTCAATAGGTTGCATCTCcatcttcaaataaaatattcttcatTACTATTAAATAGGTTGCGGCTAAAACTAAACCCGCCAAAATAAACACCTGTTTTTTTTAATCtcactctgataccatgtgagaaatattgaaaaagaatattattgaattgtgtatttaCATCATTACATCGAGAACCTATTTATAGAAGACACTACATTAGACTCCTTTTCCAACTAGGACACTACATTACTATCTTTTTTCAAGTAGGATTCTATATACTATTCATATTTtgagtaggattgtatatattattcttgttcctattcctattctaacaacACTTACTTGTGAATCTGTAATTCTGGGGTTGTTGGTCCCAATAACTCCACTTAGAACTccgaagaagaaaaaaaaagagggtgCACGGTTGGgttgggtggggtgggggtgttAAACTACCATTGTTGGGTAAGAGAAGCTGTATAGGCTTTATGTGGGGTGCAAAAAGAGATTGTTGATGTCTGTTTGAGACTGAGATTTTGTTATATTGTTCCTTTATAATCCATCTGTCTTCCTTTGACTTGtacctctttttctttctttttagcAACTTATGACTTTCCAGCAAGGCCTTGCATCTCAACTTGGGCGTCAGCAAACAAACCAGTAAGTTGGTTCTTATTGGCTGTATGATTTATCTTATACTAGTTTCTTGGCACGCGTGTTGCGTGTGTACCCTGTGTCAATAACTTTAAAAAATCGTACATACAAATTAAAAAATGTATTTAAATTGTAAAATGAAAGtaacaagaaaaaattatctaattattttttatctttgaGATTAGATATTACATAACACAATATACTAAACATAAAGAAATTAAATGATAAGGTTGGAATAATAGTCaattaatctaatctaaaatTATATTGTTGAATTTGATGTGCAATTATAGAAATATTGAACTTTTCGTGTATAATGATGGTAGGTGATGTGTACAAATAAAGATATAAATAGTAATATATCTTTGTAGACGTAATTCCTCATATATGTTTTTACTAATGCAATTTTAGTTACATTACTATGGCCAAatctttattattatcataaataagattttattgataaaatgagTAAATTTTATTGACCATGTTTGAATTTAACCCCAAACATATATATGCATACTTGTATCTTGGAATTTCTCATTCCAATTACACATGTGTTAGTTTTATGAACCAAAAATTATTGATAGTATGTATCAATCAATTCAGCGtatttgaaatataaaaaataaaatttaaaaggtAAAAACCATCTAAAACACCTGCTCGCATTCAAGAATTCAACTTGACGGCTTAAATATCCTTTACATACTCCATCATGCTTCACTCTATATATCACCATGTGTTATGCAATTTCTGCTGATTGACACTGACtggaaaatgagagaaatgaaaattttagtCACCCACATATATGGCAGCATGCACAATTAACAAATAGTTTTCTTAACTTTAGTTTATGAAGCTCAGATAGTAGAAAAAATAACAGtaattaatatgaaagaaaCAGAAGAAATAATAGATCAAAGAAGAGAACTAACTTGGGATGAGTAAGGAGTCATTCTTCCAATTTGATGCAATCTAAATCATAAAGAAATATGTAAGAACAACTCAGTTAAAGCAGGGCATTGAAGGAGAAGCAGTATGGGTATACAGGAAATGAAAAGGGAGATTCATATGAAGTTTCGACTAAAATTTAATTAAGAttaacataataataattaaagataaaGGTAAATAAACAGGATTATATAATTGTAAGCATGTGTCAAAGTTTGTTGACTCAAATCATAGATCGATAATTGTCACTTACTGATCTTCTTTTATCTTTAAAGCCTCCTAAGTATTTTCCTCTCTAGCTAGAAGCTGCTTATCTTTTCTTGAAATAGTTACTAAAAGAATTTTCCAAAGCCATGCTGATGTTGTATTTTATGGAGAGTTTGGAGATATAGATAAGCATGTAGGGAACAACAAAGGAAATAGACAAGTAGTTTAGTGAAGCACTTGTTGACATCTCCATACTATTGTGATACAGATGATCTGAAAGGGTGCTACCCGATTTTCTTTAATTTGAGTTTCATGTTCTAACAATAATTGTTTGGAATTTaataacaatcaaaaataaatttacatTTAGTCCATGAAGATGTTCCATTGGTCTATATTTAATAAGTTACATGAAATTTGGTCTATATTGAATTAGTCCATGCAACTTTTCACATTCTTCAGATTTTTACAACAATTAAGAGACTGTTAGTTTGCCAAACTGGTCTGTGAAGTTACAGCTATGATGAAAATATAACTTTACTATTTACTATTTAATTAGATATTCAATTAAttgtattcatatttatttcataatttagtataggggcaaaatggtaatcCAACTTTGCACTTTGAAGCTTCccacttttatatatatatatacatatatatatatatatatatatatatatatatatgatggcttGTGTATTTGCTTGAATTATCGAACTCTCACCTTTTCCACAATTAAGCTTGCGGAAGAAAAGAATTTTCCTTTTCACTTGTCAAAAGATAGAGAAATCCTATCTAGTTGAGACGAACTTGGTACTGTTCTGTGTTGACAAAGTTTATTTTTCTACTTGCAGACAGCCAGGCCAAAATGCTGGTGGAGCAGGTAAACTTACTATTCTTCAGATCTTCAAACTTGATATTCTTTATCACTTCGATAAAGTCATTATGAATTAGTCTGCATGATAGCTGGTATCTCGTGTTAATAATGTTGTCTTGGGGGATATAATTTCTCTGGAGCATTTTTGTTTCTAAAGTTTGCTCTTATCATTGCACAATAGGGTCCACTGGGAAATGCACACCTTTGACTTCCAAATTCTCCTGTACATTATTTCTTTTGTAAATAGACACACTTAATTTGTCAAGTTCTTATCTATGTTGCCGAGACATTATGTATATTAGTTTTGGCTCACGGAGTTTGGGTTTCAAACTGGATTCTTGACCGTGGAACCATTATTCAGGTTGTTAAAGAGACGGCTATTGATTTTCCGTGATACAATGGATATAGGGAACTACTGAAATCTATTTTGACTTGTCAAATAACCATATAAAATTCAGGGTTGAAGGGCAAAGTTGATGCAATATCTGTATATGGAATTATGCTTTAGTTAACTCACATCAGTGTGGTGGTTTACATAATTGCAGCACTCGACAACTCGGGAATGGAAATGCTTATGAACATGTTTGGTGGACTTGGGACCGGGGGCTTGGGTGTCCCTAACAGATCTAATGGTTACTTTTATCTCTTGCTTTCCTTCTTCAAtatatctctctctttctttccagCTTAACGATTTGTCAATCTTCCTCTTGACGTTCTGTTGCAGTGCCCCCTGAGGAATTATACGCTACTCAGCTAACACAGTTACAAGAAATGGGTTTCTTTGACACTCAAGAAAATATCCGGGCACTGACTGCCACTGCAGGCAATGTTCATGCTGCAGTAGAGCGACTTCTTGGAAATCTTGGACAATAGTGTCAGTCTTTTCTTCTATAGGACAACACAACAGCTGATGGGTCTGATGAAATTGATCGACTTTGAAAGTTCAATTTTTGAACTCACGTCTCGTCttcccccccctccccccccacTCCATTCTCTTTTTACTTGGACTAAAGGAATTTGATTGAAGATCTAGTTCTTGAGTTCTCTGTACATACAATGTTAAAATCGGTCCCATAACTAGTTCGAACTCACATTTCTTTTACAATACACTCGGGCCGCAAGAGATTTTCTGGACtttaagttaattttcagcTGTTGTCATATATATCTCAACTCACTGAATTTATTATTCAAAAGCTTGCATAATGTGTTTCAGTGTTTGTATGCTACTGGATTATTAGTGTGCAGGCTTTTCTTCTTTGATTGAGAActtttttagtttaaaaatctttagttttctttatttagtGGAAATATATGGTGGTCACTTAAAATGTAGTAAGATGTTCGTCACAAATTGGATAGATGTTGAGttgtttttcatcttttttttgtGATGCACTCATTTTCTAGAAATTCTAGATTCGCTTCTGATCGTACTCCTACTATTGTGAGGTTGAGGAATTGTTTTCGAAAGATGCTTGGTGGGATAAGAGAGAGAGTGTGTGCGTGTCTAAAAGTCGTTCGATGTGAGAAGAGAGTGCATGTATACaacaataatatactcaagGGTAATTTCACAGGTATAGTCTAAAAAAGATAAAGTATAGACAGGTCTTATCCCTACCTCATGAATAATAGAGAAACTAATTTCCAAACGCGAGAAGAGTGTGTGCGCGTACAAGTACAACATGGGAAATCTAAATAGCTCCTTTGTAACTCAAGTGAAGGCATTAAGGTAATTGGACAAATTCCAATATTTGGAGTCTTGTCGGTGTATATGGACCAGCAAAAAAATAGTGGCCTGTGGTATGGCGTATGTGCCTTCCATCCTGAAAAGAGGTGGCGACTTTGCATGAGGGGGAGTCTGGTTTATAACCTCGTGGCTGACTTCACAGAGCAGCACTTCTTTCTCTTGCTCAAGTCCAAACCCCAAAAAGTCTCTCGAGGCTTCTCGTTTGGACCATcacttttttgaaaatatttcatgattttggtACATAAGAAAAAAGTATTACCTCTGAGTTAAGATGAGGTGTGTTGGAGGGCGAAAGGACACAATTAATGTGTAATGTCACTTGTTCTATTAAGAAAGTCATTTCCTTATTGGTAAGGAATTTGTTTTTTAAGTAGAACATGTTTTTCAccataccaaacacactcttAATAATCAAAACATACCTAAACCATCACTTTTTTGCGAGTTTCACAACTCTAACTATCAATTGTTCCTAAGTTTGCCTTCTCACATAATTTAGAACAACATCATATTCTAATGATTAGTTGAACCTAAGAAAAACATTTTCTGGTCCATTTTACTTTAGTTTCAACAAAAGGTGACcattaaaaagatttttttcaacaaaaagGTAACCattaaaaagatttttattAACGGTGTTTTAGGCCGTGGTCACACTTACCATTCAATCATGTATACAAAAAAGACTTGGCGAGTAAAATTAGTTTTGGTATTCCTTCTCCAACTTATATTTCTTCAATTAGTGAGTACAAAGTGTTCGTTTTTTTTTCCCCGAACACCTTTGTAATACTTTTACTTGACCTGAAGATCTATCGATAGCATCATCTCAACTAGGGGTATACatagaccgggttggttcggattttttacaaatcaaatcaaactatttgtgtcgggttattaaatctataaaccgaaccaaaccaataaaagtcgggtttttcgatatcaatttttcttgggttttttgggttttttcgggtttctcggatttttcatagtatctaataaaaagcacagagcagtgcttcttaaaaagagttctagtacaaaatatcaacatataagatggaaacagaacactgtttgaagttttaactttataatataactttataagatgaactttttttgtatattatttagatgggcttctcaagtccaaaagaaaacaaaaattatgaaaa
It contains:
- the LOC129896472 gene encoding ubiquitin domain-containing protein DSK2b-like, with protein sequence MSMDGGDASAPARDGGDSNKVNNTGAGAGGGVTINIRCSSGSKFSVQVSLDSTVGSFKSILAQQANIPAEQQRLIYKGRILKDEQTLESYGLEADHTVHLVRGSAPAPSANPASATNVGGPNTVQNAPRDAASDASGPFPGSGLGASMFPGLGSGGGGGLFGAGLPDFEQVQQQLTQNPDMMRDMMNMPLVQNLMNNPETIRNLIMNNPQMREIMDRNPELAHVLNDPATLRQTMEAARNPELMREMMRNTDRAMSNIESSPEGFNMLRRMYENVQEPFLNASTLSGDTRNDVGSNPFAALLGAQGGGQGRQQSNNPPTTGSETTDNLPAPNTDPLPNPWASAGTGAAQANTAARSNTAGDTRAAPLGLGGLASPGLEQMLGGMPDTTSLNQMMQNPAISQMMQSLLSNPQYMNQVLGMNPQLRSMLDSNPQLREMMQNPEFIRQLTSPETVQQLMTFQQGLASQLGRQQTNQQPGQNAGGAALDNSGMEMLMNMFGGLGTGGLGVPNRSNVPPEELYATQLTQLQEMGFFDTQENIRALTATAGNVHAAVERLLGNLGQ